The Brassica napus cultivar Da-Ae chromosome C7, Da-Ae, whole genome shotgun sequence genome has a segment encoding these proteins:
- the LOC106396881 gene encoding LOW QUALITY PROTEIN: AT-rich interactive domain-containing protein 3 (The sequence of the model RefSeq protein was modified relative to this genomic sequence to represent the inferred CDS: deleted 1 base in 1 codon): MENITERETDRVGQDTNKEIETEEQSLDNVMETDKQIATEQQSLDNADDKNPKETIGEDDPESEHKDSPPPMPMVTEEGTNDDDPPKIDDEKNSQLEVNRHPSPPPSVEDTLEQNIASNKVSSDVLRNGRDSDMVDEDTAVVHEETTTVPLSEDKGSPRHHANTVTEEEKPAEEHDMTSSGEQNEITVTPDTKLSEDKGSPLHTADTVMEQEDKYEEEHDMLSSGDHTEIALSPDTKVSEEKGSPLHHADTATEQDKTAEEHDMTSSGEHKEFPVIPDTKLSVDKGSPLHLANTVTEQDKTAEELDIISSGEQKEFLVNSDTKVFEENNDKIDEGEANNMNLADDGSRPVDHDQGTTTEVEKGLEVPGSETVSKLEDKPSEPLIETTVNVEKEPDMPATENLTENDKLSDVLAAGVSGDSAQTSSDHNEVVATLEAEPIEDMEIDVPDSKLVTDAGIDSTNNNDVNVDAPNAEKKDYSIVLVPEKSDTENENASVRLEPGPPCVVSSDTKGLSGGLNNGVHKIGQPSSGFDGTMSANQAAPGCDGTMSAKRSFLLDDASDGNESGTEEDQSAFMKELTSFFRERSMDFKPPKFYGEGLNCLKLFRAVIRVGGYDKVTGCKLWRQVGESFRPPKTCTTVSWTFRGFYEKALLEYERHKVMMGELQIPLATEPEPMNIDNQASGSGRAKRDSAARAMQGWNSQRLNGNGEVNDPAVKDKNLVLHQKREKQMGNTPGLLKRKRPSSTEHAIQVSRPMLDVTVVDVGPPADWVKINVQRTEDCFEVYALVPGLVREEVRVQSDPAGRLVKSGEPENPMNTWGATPFKKVVSLPTRIDPHHTWAVVTLNGQLFVRVPLEQSD, translated from the exons ATGGAGAATATAACAGAAAGGGAGACTGATAGAGTTGGACAGGACACCAATAAGGAAATTGAGACTGAAGAGCAAAGTCTAGATAATGTTATGGAAACCGATAAACAAATTGCGACTGAACAGCAAAGTCTAGATAATGCTGATGATAAGAATCCAAAAGAGACAATAGGAGAGGACGATCCTGAAAGTGAACATAAGGATTCTCCTCCTCCCATGCCCATGGTCACTGAAGAAGGTACCAACGATGATGATCCACCAAAGATCGATGATGAGAAGAATTCTCAATTAGAAGTGAACAGACATCCAAGTCCTCCTCCTTCTGTGGAAGACACTTTAGAGCAGAACATTGCGTCCAACAAAGTAAGTTCGGATGTCTTGAGAAATGGCAGAGATTCTGACATGGTTGACGAAGATACTGCAGTTGTCCATGAAGAAACGACCACAGTACCACTCTCGGAGGACAAAGGATCGCCACGTCATCATGCTAATACTGTGACGGAGGAGGAAAAACCTGCAGAAGAACATGATATGACATCCTCAGGAGAACAAAACGAGATTACAGTCACTCCTGATACCAAACTCTCGGAAGACAAAGGATCACCGCTTCATACTGCTGATACTGTAATGGAGCAGGAGGATAAATATGAAGAAGAACATGACATGTTATCCTCAGGAGACCACACCGAGATTGCACTCTCACCTGATACCAAAGTCTCCGAGGAGAAAGGATCACCGCTTCATCATGCTGATACTGCAACCGAGCAGGACAAAACTGCTGAAGAACATGACATGACATCTTCAGGAGAACATAAAGAGTTTCCAGTGATTCCCGATACCAAACTCTCGGTGGACAAAGGATCACCGCTCCATCTTGCTAACACTGTAACGGAGCAGGACAAAACTGCAGAAGAACTTGACATCATATCCTCAGGAGAACAGAAAGAGTTTCTAGTCAACTCTGATACCAAAGTTTTTGAGGAGAACAATGACAAGATAGACGAGGGCGAGGCTAACAATATGAATTTAGCTGACGATGGAAGTAGGCCGGTAGATCATGATCAAGGAACCACAACGGAGGTTGAAAAAGGGCTAGAGGTGCCTGGTTCTGAGACCGTATCAAAGCTGGAGGATAAACCATCCGAGCCTCTCATAGAAACCACAGTGAATGTGGAAAAGGAGCCAGACATGCCTGCCACTGAAAATTTGACAGAAAATGACAAACTCTCTGATGTTTTGGCTGCTGGAGTTTCAGGAGACAGTGCCCAGACTTCATCTGATCATAACGAAGTAGTTGCTACACTTGAGGCTGAACCTATAGAAGACATGGAAATTGATGTACCTGATTCTAAATTGGTCACTGATGCTGGTATTGACTCTACTAATAACAACGATGTGAATGTTGACGCTCCTAATGCTGAAAAGAAAGATTATTCTATAGTATTAGTACCTGAGAAAAGTGATACTGAAAATGAGAATGCATCAGTGAGACTTGAACCTGGTCCTCCTTGTGTTGTCTCTTCGGATACAAAGGGGTTAAGTGGAGGCTTGAATAATGGGGTCCATAAAATAGGTCAGCCATCATCTGGTTTCGATGGGACCATGAGCGCAAATCAGGCAGCACCTGGTTGTGATGGGACCATGAGCGCAAAGCGCTCCTTCCTCTTGGATGACGCGTCGGATGGCAATGAATCTGGAACGGAGGAGGATCAATCTGCTTTTATGAAAGAATTA ACCAGTTTTTTTAGAGAGAGAAGCATGGACTTTAAACCTCCAAAGTTTTATGGGGAGGGACTAAACTGCCTTAA GTTGTTTAGAGCTGTTATTAGAGTGGGTGGTTATGACAAG GTTACTGGATGCAAACTATGGAGGCAAGTAGGAGAGTCTTTCAGGCCCCCAAA GACATGTACAACAGTGTCATGGACTTTCAGAGGTTTTTACGAAAAG GCTCTTCTTGAATATGAGCGGCATAAAGTCATGATGGGTGAACTACAGATACCCCTTGCTACTGAGCCAGAACCGATGAATATTGATAATCAG GCTTCTGGATCTGGTAGAGCGAAAAGAGATTCAGCAGCCCGTGCTATGCAAGGTTGGAATTCACAACGTCTTAATGGAAACGGTGAAGTTAATGACCCTGCAGTTAAG GATAAGAATTTAGTTCTTCATCAAAAGCGAGAAAAACAGATGGGAAACACCCCTG GTTTGCTGAAACGCAAGAGGCCTTCGTCTACTGAGCATGCCATCCAAGTGTCTAGACCTAT GTTGGATGTGACAGTTGTTGATGTTGGACCACCAGCTGACTGGGTGAAGATTAACGTACAGAGGACG GAAGATTGCTTCGAGGTGTATGCATTAGTCCCAGGACTAGTCCGTGAAGAG GTCCGAGTCCAATCAGATCCGGCAGGACGGTTGGTAAAAAGTGGCGAACCAGAGAACCCTATGAATACATGGGGAGCTACTCCTTTCAAAAAG GTGGTTAGTTTGCCGACAAGGATTGATCCGCATCATACATGGGCTGTGGTAACCTTAAACGGGCAGTTATTCGTCCGTGTGCCACTTGAGCAATCTGATTAG
- the LOC106395255 gene encoding protein HIGH ARSENIC CONTENT 1, mitochondrial → MIKLYNFKPYSFKSYSYVLSSTFIISEEDPHKRRSNKTSLQGFPMEKTNTKTFEDVESVDVYTAKGLLTIGHHRYLDVRTNEEFAKSHFDDALNIPYMFKTDEGRIVNPDFLPQVSSVCKKDDNLIVACNSGGRATRACVDLLNAGYEHVANMEGGYSAWVDAGFAGDKPAAELKTACKFRPKDN, encoded by the exons ATGATCAAGTTGTATAATTTTAAGCCGTATTCTTTTAAGTCGTATTCATATGTTCTTTCTTCAACCTTTATCATATCAGAAGAAGACCCCCACAAAAGAAGATCTAACAAGACATCTCTTCAAGGCTTTCCCATGGAGAAAACAAACACAAAGAC TTTTGAAGATGTTGAAAGTGTTGATGTCTATACAGCAAAAGGTTTGCTTACCATTGGCCATCATAGATATCTCGATGTtag GACAAACGAAGAATTCGCAAAGAGCCACTTTGATGATGCCTTGAATATACCTTACATGTTCAAAACAGATGAag GTAGGATTGTAAATCCGGATTTCCTTCCGCAAGTGTCATCGGTTTGCAAGAAAGATGACAATCTGATCGTG GCTTGTAATTCTGGAGGAAGAGCAACTCGTGCTTGCGTCGATCTTCTCAATGCG GGGTACGAGCATGTGGCTAACATGGAGGGAGGCTACTCGGCTTGGGTTGACGCTGGTTTCGCCGGCGATAAACCTGCCGCGGAGCTCAAGACCGCTTGCAAGTTCCGCCCTAAGGACAACTAA
- the LOC106393348 gene encoding uncharacterized protein LOC106393348, translating to MAWTEENPGRRFYKCDEHGFVVWHDKEKSCRWQKQSLLEARDKILTQAEEIKALTTALRRANAQIAALEVFRSSGSINESLKAIEDHISAHINETQKVVRNLVLYSGGGFAIASVIIIFYMKK from the coding sequence ATGGCGTGGACTGAAGAGAATCCTGGAAGGCGATTTTACAAATGCGATGAACATGGTTTTGTGGTTTGGCATGACAAGGAGAAATCATGCCGTTGGCAGAAGCAAAGTCTTTTGGAGGCAAGGGACAAAATCCTTACCCAGGCCGAAGAAATCAAGGCTTTGACGACCGCTCTACGTCGAGCTAATGCTCAGATTGCTGCATTAGAGGTTTTTCGGTCTTCTGGGTCAATAAATGAAAGTTTGAAGGCAATTGAAGATCACATTTCAGCACATATAAATGAGACCCAGAAGGTGGTCCGTAACCTTGTTCTTTATTCCGGTGGTGGGTTTGCAATAGCTAGTGTCATAATCATCTTTTACATGAAAAAGTAG